The uncultured Paludibaculum sp. sequence TGGGCCTCGTAGTAGGCCTTCTGGTCCTCCGGCATCACGAGCATGGAGTTCTTCTGCGTCGACATAAAGATCTGCGCCAGGTAGAGTTCACGGTTGTACATGAGAACCCACTTGTGGGGATCAACCTTGTCGAGGCCCTTGGTTTCGGCCATGGATGCGAGCTTCTCCATGGTGGCTAAGGTCTTGAGAAACGCCCGTTTGTCCGAATAGAACTGACTGGGAATGGTGCGGCCGAGGGCCTTCACCAGATGCTCGAGATCAGAGCGCTTCCACTCTTTGCCATCGATTACTGCAACCACCTTGTCGTCTTTCAGCGACGGGGCGCTCTCGGCTGCCGGCGCCGGCTTCGTTTCGGTCGGGGTGGTTTGAGCCGACAGAACCGTGCAAAGAATCGGGGCACAGAAGAACAGGAACTTCATCGTGATACTTTGAATGTAGCATGCGGTCTTTGACAGAAAAGCTTTGGTTGGACGTCTCACTGTGGTCGGCGGACCTGGCTAATTTGCAGCAGGAAATCGCACGGCTCGAGCCGCATGCTGACTCGTTTCACGTGGATGCGTGCGACGGCCATTACGTTCCACATTTGGTGTTCTTCCCTGATCTCGTCGCGCGGCTGCGGGAACTGACCCGAGTTCCCTTCCACCTGCACCTCATGGCCACCCGGCCCATGGATCTTCTGACGGCGTTTCTGGACGCAGGCGTCGACCGGGTTACTGTCCCCATCGAATGTGGAAAGCGTGTCTGGCAAGTGCTGGATCATGTTCATTCCAAAGGAAAGGCTGCCGGCATCTCGTTTGAGCTGGACACGCCTGTGGATCTGGTGAGGCCATTCCGGTCAAAAATTGACACGGTTGTCATGATGGGGACCGCAATAGGCGTGAAGGGGTGTGAGCTGGACGAGCGGGCTTGCGACCGGGTGACGGCGATGAAGTCCCTTCTGGACGAAACCCCCATCCGGCTGGTGGCGGATGGGGGTATCCGGCAGGAGACGGCTCCGCTATTGAGGGCGTCCGGAGCCGATGGAATCGTCCCCGGATCGCTTCTCTGCAAGTCGGCTGACGTGGCGGAAACCGCCAAGTGGCTTAAATCACTGTGAGATGGGCATGGGGCCAAAGGCGGGGGCGGCCATGCCGGCTTCGTCGCGCAAATTGACGTAGGGATCGCGCCCTGCGCCGTAACGCAGCGTGGCTCCTTCGGGCAACTTGCCTCCGTAGAGCAGTTCCACCACGTTGGGGTCGGCGGAGCTGACACGCTGCTTATAGATGGTTGGGACATAGGCGCCGCTGGCATCGTGCACACTGAAACCATAGAGGCGGCCGGCATGCTTCAGGCGGCCATTCACTTCCGCGAAGTCGACGCGGATGATGCCGTCTTTCGCGCGGGCCGACACGGGTCGGGGCCCTTTTCGCGTCTGGCCGATGGCCAAGTTGGCGAGGCGATGCCCCAGCAACGGCTGCTCAGTGGTGCTGACGTGGATCCCGTCGTCGAGTTCGCAGTCGACGCAGGTGACCATGCCGACGTTGGGAATCTGCGATTCCAGCTTGAGCTGAATGTCCTGGATCCTGTTCCACTCATTCTGGTTGGAGAGGCTCACGTGGCGGCCGATCTGAACGTAGTAGAACGGCAGATCCGGCTGATTGAAGTCCTTACGGATGGCCGCGATCAGGTTGCGGAACTTCTCCTCGAAGAGAGGCGCGGCAGTGGGCGAAGCGTCGGATTCGCCCTGGTACCAAAGCAGGCCCTTGATCTTCCCACCGGCGAGTTCGAATCGACGCACCATACCGCCGTAGAGGGAATCGCCGCCCTTGTCCTTCAACGCGGGGCTCCACTGATCCATCGACGTGCCGCCATGAGCGCAGGGGATGAGGCCGATGGGTACTCCGGTGCGACGCACCATTTCCAGCGCAAAGGGAAGGCCGGGGCCGGCACCCTTCCTGCGAGCGGCAATCCATTTGGCGAGCGCCTCTCCCTGGAGCTTCTCAGGCTGGCCCTGGGCGTTGCGGCGCCAGTGGACGGGATCGTTCGAGTCGGGCAGGCGATGCAGCGGATCCGTCGCGGTGACCCAGACGTCGGTCATATCGAGTGAATTGACCTCGGCGCTGGGCAGCGGCGTGTTCTCGAGATTACCGACGCCTTCCATATTGGACTGGCCGGCGAGCAGCCAAAGATCGCCCACCAGCAGGTTGGAGACGACGGTGACGGGCCCGCCGACGGCGCGGAGTTCCAGACGGTAGGGACCACCGGTGGGGACATTGGCCAGTTCCGCCGTAAAGCCGGAGGAGGTCGCCTTGCCGGCGGCCTTCCAGTCGAGGTCCTTCACGGGCATGCCGGCGGCGACCAGACGGGCTTCGACAGTTTTACCGGCAGCGCCTTGAGCGGAACCCTCCACGTGAATGGTGGCGGAATTGCCGGGCCCGCGCTGGTAGACCTGGTATTCGTTGGCTCCTTTCGTAATCTGGAGGGTTTGCGCGGCCAGAGGAAGGGCCAGCAGTAGACAGGAAAGCAGGATACGCATAGGGAATTCTCCGAAGGATGATTGTATCGGAGTGGACCGCCCGGGATGTCGTGGAGGAGAAGATCGGAGATGGGGCCGGCAGAGTTCCGTGAACCGATTACAAATTCGCGTGAACAAACTCGCAGATCGACCCGCCAGAAGGGGCGCGCCGGGGATATAATTCCTCCATGCCAAGTCAGACCCACCCGCGGCGAACCTTCCTGCGTTCCGCTGGCCAGGCTGCGATTGCCTGGTCAGCCCTCTCGTACTCCCGCATCCTCGGCGCCAACGACAAGATCAATATGGGCCTCATCGGCGCCGGCGAACGCGGCCGTGGCGTGATGAGCAACTTCCTGAAGACCGGCGAAACCAACCTCGTGGCTGCGTGCGACGTATACGCCGAGATGATCGACCGGGCGCAGAAGTTGGCGCCGGGTGCGAAGGGATTCAAGGATCACCGCCTGTTGCTGGAAGAGAAGGGGATCGACGCGGTTCTAATCGCCACGCCCGACCACTGGCATGCGGCCTGCGCGATTGACGCGTTGAATGCCGGCAAGGACGTCTATGTGGAAAAGCCGCTCACGCTGCGCATCGAAGAGGGTCCGCCAATCGTGAAGGCGGCGCGCGTGAACAATCGCGTGTGCCAGGTGGGGCTGCAGCAGCGCTCGGGCGCCCACTATATTGAAGCCAAGAAGAAGTATATGGACGAGGGTGTGCTTGGCGAGATCCCGCTGGTTCGGACGTGGTGGCATGGCAATGGCTACCACCTGCGAAAGGCGCCTCCAACACTGGCGACGCTGCCCTCGAACCTTGATTGGGCCCGCTTCCTGGGTCCGGTGAAGTGGCGCGACTGGGATCCCCAGCAGTTCTGGAACTGGCGCGCATATCTCGACTTCGGCGGCGGCCAAGTGACTGACCTGATGACCCACTGGATCGATGTCGTTCACATGTTCATGGGGACCGACGCGCCGACTTCCGGCGTCGCGGCAGGCGGTGTCTACGTCTACAAAGACGGCCGGACCGCTCCCGACACGATCAACGTCCTGCTGGAATACGGCGCGGCTTTCACGGCGACATTCGAGGCGACACTGGCGCCGGGCATCCGGGGCGAGGGCATCGAGTTCTGCGGCACCAAGGGCAAGCTCTACATCGACCGCCGCCGGTATGAGTACACGCCCGCCGCGCGCGGCGCAAAACCGGTTGAGGTGCTGGGCCCGAACTACGACTTCACGCTGGACCATGTGAAGAACTTCCTGGAGTGCTGCCGCACGCGGCAGAAGCCCAATTGCGATGTCTACATCGGCCATCGTTCGGCCATGGCTTCGCATCTGGGCAACATCAGCTACGTCCAGAAGCGGCGGCTGAACTTCAATCCGCAGCGCGAAGAGATTCTTCCGCTTTAGGACACGCACGACCGATTCTTCGGATATCATGAACCCGACGGCGCGGCCGAAGCTTCTCGGGCGTCGCGGCGCGTCGAATCCGCCGGAGAAGACGGTCAAGTTGTGCAGAGTCACTCGCTGTTGATGCCCACCGGCCAACCGGAGGCCATGACCGAAGGCCTCTGGATGCCTGTGTCTGCCTGGAGCCTGCTGCGAAGCGGCCAATGGCGGAGCCGGGGCGCGCTGATTCTGTTCTTCAGTTGCGGGGCCCTCACCGGTCTGAGCTGGTTCTACGGTCTATTCGGCTCAGGCCTCCCTTTGGGCAGGCTACCGGCAGGTGAGTGGCCCGTGGCGATGTCGCCGCCCCTAGTGGCCAGCATCCTGATGCTGTTCTGGTTTGGCTCGGAATACGCGCTGCCGCCGGTGGTCGCAGCGTGCCTTGGCCTGGGCATCTCCGCGCATCTCTCGTCTCCCTGGCTGCTGCCCTTTACCCTCACGGACGCGGCGGCGCTCACCATTCTCGCGATCTGCTACCGGCTGTCGGGGTTGCGGTATCAATTGCGAAGTACTGTGGAGCGGCTGGGCTATGCCATGGCCGCGCTGCTCTGCACCATGGTGGTCTCGTCGGGGTCATTCTATGTCAGCCAGCTAGGCGACTCACAGGCGGAGGCGACGCTAGCGCTCTGGGAGTCGTGGTGGCTGGGGGCACTGGCCGATATGGCGGTGGCAACCATCATCCTGCACTTCTTCTCGCCCGCCGTGGAGCATTGGAAACGGCGGCACTTCGGAGTCGTGGAACCGCCCCCTCCTTCGTACTTCTTGAAGTTCGCGGGCGTCGTGGCAGGGGCAATGATCCTCTGCCTGATCGTCTTCGGCGTGAGCGACATGATGTGGCAGAGGCTGGAGGTGACCTTCCGGTCTGGCTCGGCTGACCGCATAGGCCGCAATCTGAACGTGCTGCGCGCCCTGTGGATTCTGATGAGCCGTGTGACCATGCTGCTCTTTCTCGGAATCTGCGGTGGCGGGCTGGCCCTGGCCCGCAAATGGAACCGCGACCTGCAGCGGGAAGCCAGCCGCCGGATGCGTGATGTGGACGAGATGGAACGACGATTCCGTACCACGTTCGCCGAGGCGCCGCTGGGCATCGCGCACGTCTCGCCCACGGGACGATTCCTGCTGG is a genomic window containing:
- a CDS encoding sialate O-acetylesterase, with translation MRILLSCLLLALPLAAQTLQITKGANEYQVYQRGPGNSATIHVEGSAQGAAGKTVEARLVAAGMPVKDLDWKAAGKATSSGFTAELANVPTGGPYRLELRAVGGPVTVVSNLLVGDLWLLAGQSNMEGVGNLENTPLPSAEVNSLDMTDVWVTATDPLHRLPDSNDPVHWRRNAQGQPEKLQGEALAKWIAARRKGAGPGLPFALEMVRRTGVPIGLIPCAHGGTSMDQWSPALKDKGGDSLYGGMVRRFELAGGKIKGLLWYQGESDASPTAAPLFEEKFRNLIAAIRKDFNQPDLPFYYVQIGRHVSLSNQNEWNRIQDIQLKLESQIPNVGMVTCVDCELDDGIHVSTTEQPLLGHRLANLAIGQTRKGPRPVSARAKDGIIRVDFAEVNGRLKHAGRLYGFSVHDASGAYVPTIYKQRVSSADPNVVELLYGGKLPEGATLRYGAGRDPYVNLRDEAGMAAPAFGPMPISQ
- a CDS encoding Gfo/Idh/MocA family oxidoreductase, whose translation is MPSQTHPRRTFLRSAGQAAIAWSALSYSRILGANDKINMGLIGAGERGRGVMSNFLKTGETNLVAACDVYAEMIDRAQKLAPGAKGFKDHRLLLEEKGIDAVLIATPDHWHAACAIDALNAGKDVYVEKPLTLRIEEGPPIVKAARVNNRVCQVGLQQRSGAHYIEAKKKYMDEGVLGEIPLVRTWWHGNGYHLRKAPPTLATLPSNLDWARFLGPVKWRDWDPQQFWNWRAYLDFGGGQVTDLMTHWIDVVHMFMGTDAPTSGVAAGGVYVYKDGRTAPDTINVLLEYGAAFTATFEATLAPGIRGEGIEFCGTKGKLYIDRRRYEYTPAARGAKPVEVLGPNYDFTLDHVKNFLECCRTRQKPNCDVYIGHRSAMASHLGNISYVQKRRLNFNPQREEILPL
- a CDS encoding ribulose-phosphate 3-epimerase encodes the protein MRSLTEKLWLDVSLWSADLANLQQEIARLEPHADSFHVDACDGHYVPHLVFFPDLVARLRELTRVPFHLHLMATRPMDLLTAFLDAGVDRVTVPIECGKRVWQVLDHVHSKGKAAGISFELDTPVDLVRPFRSKIDTVVMMGTAIGVKGCELDERACDRVTAMKSLLDETPIRLVADGGIRQETAPLLRASGADGIVPGSLLCKSADVAETAKWLKSL